A region of Photobacterium sanguinicancri DNA encodes the following proteins:
- a CDS encoding LysR family transcriptional regulator encodes MDVSFEQLKSMVVFAQIVEQGSFSAAARQLGVSRGVVSYHLKKLEDHIGIPLLNRTTRSISLTDAGQRYYLRCKRISEEASAANQQVENLREEPEGKITISAPVNISMHTIVPALNDFKTLYPKIEIDLNLTDDIVNIIQEGIDLAIRGAPLADSGLYARKLMTMKNTLCGAPSYFSQHGLPQTPAELAHHEWVVYKKTSKIQTLTKGTRAYNVKMQGSITTNSASARTAFVVGGHGIGRLPQYDALPLVKEGKLQIILDDYQLSDINIYGVYPPRAADSKKMRLLLDYLQSHFTQQLTDGY; translated from the coding sequence ATGGACGTATCATTTGAACAGCTCAAAAGTATGGTGGTCTTTGCCCAAATAGTAGAGCAAGGCAGCTTTTCTGCCGCCGCTCGACAGCTAGGGGTTTCCCGAGGCGTGGTGAGTTATCACCTGAAGAAGCTCGAGGATCATATTGGGATCCCACTCTTAAACCGTACGACCCGTAGCATCAGCCTTACCGATGCAGGCCAACGCTATTACCTTCGCTGTAAACGGATCAGTGAAGAAGCCTCCGCCGCCAATCAACAAGTCGAAAACTTACGGGAAGAGCCGGAAGGCAAAATTACCATTAGCGCCCCTGTTAACATCAGCATGCACACCATAGTGCCAGCACTAAATGATTTCAAAACCCTATATCCTAAAATAGAAATCGACCTAAATCTGACTGATGATATTGTGAATATTATTCAAGAAGGCATTGATTTAGCAATCCGTGGTGCACCTTTGGCGGATTCAGGCTTGTATGCCCGAAAGCTCATGACGATGAAGAATACCCTTTGTGGCGCCCCTTCCTACTTTAGCCAACATGGCCTACCACAAACCCCAGCGGAACTGGCTCATCATGAATGGGTGGTATATAAAAAGACTTCAAAAATTCAAACGCTGACCAAAGGGACACGCGCTTACAATGTCAAAATGCAAGGCAGTATTACCACCAATAGCGCCTCAGCAAGAACCGCTTTTGTCGTTGGGGGACATGGTATTGGCCGTTTACCACAATACGATGCATTGCCATTAGTGAAAGAAGGAAAGTTGCAGATTATTTTGGATGATTATCAGCTTAGTGATATTAATATTTACGGTGTTTATCCGCCTCGCGCTGCCGATTCAAAGAAGATGCGTTTATTGCTCGACTACTTGCAATCTCATTTCACCCAGCAGCTCACTGACGGTTATTAA
- a CDS encoding type 1 glutamine amidotransferase domain-containing protein, with product MKILMVLTSHDKLGNTGHKTGFWVEEFAAPYYRFLDANVDITLASPAGGQPPIDPNSELEQSQTDATVRFNQDADAQLVLANTLKLADVSEHDYDAIFYPGGHGPLWDLVDDADSIALIESFWQAQKPVSAVCHAPAVLLNAKDQHGEFIISGKAVTGFTNSEETAVGLAEVVPFLLQDELVKRGGQYESAQDWHPLAIRDGKLITGQNPASSEAVAEALLNALK from the coding sequence ATGAAAATTCTAATGGTTCTGACTTCACACGATAAATTGGGTAATACTGGGCATAAAACAGGCTTTTGGGTCGAGGAATTTGCCGCACCGTATTACCGCTTTTTGGATGCGAATGTAGATATTACCTTAGCGTCTCCTGCGGGTGGGCAGCCTCCTATTGACCCGAATAGTGAACTTGAACAATCACAAACAGATGCCACTGTACGCTTTAACCAAGATGCAGATGCCCAACTGGTGCTTGCCAATACCCTGAAATTAGCCGATGTATCTGAACACGACTACGATGCTATTTTTTATCCGGGGGGGCATGGTCCGTTATGGGATCTGGTTGATGATGCAGACTCAATTGCCTTGATTGAATCGTTTTGGCAAGCCCAAAAGCCAGTTTCTGCTGTGTGTCACGCACCTGCTGTGTTACTTAATGCTAAAGACCAGCATGGTGAGTTTATTATTTCGGGTAAAGCGGTGACAGGCTTTACAAATTCAGAAGAAACGGCTGTTGGTTTAGCAGAAGTAGTGCCATTCTTGCTCCAAGACGAATTAGTAAAACGTGGTGGACAGTATGAGTCTGCACAAGATTGGCACCCTCTAGCCATTCGAGATGGCAAGCTGATCACTGGGCAAAATCCTGCCTCGTCAGAAGCAGTCGCGGAAGCGCTGTTAAATGCTTTAAAATAA
- a CDS encoding iron-containing alcohol dehydrogenase: MLNFTFHNPTKIFFGENQIAAIAKQIPADAKVLVTYGGGSIKANGVYDQVSSALKDHQWSEFSGIEPNPQFDTLMKAVAQIKEQGITYLLAVGGGSVVDGTKFIAAAARFEGEQPWDILAQHAKVTDAVPMACVLTLPATGSESNTGAVITRGTTKLAFMSPHVQPLFAVLDPKVTLSLSERQVANGVIDAFVHTMEQYLTFPVNAKVQDRFSEGLLLNLIEEGPKVLATPDDMEVRSNIMWSATMALNGLIGSGVPQDWSTHMIGHELTGQYGIDHARTLAIVLPAVMKVQREQKRGKLVQYAQRVWNIVDGTEDEIIDQAIAKTEAFFKAMGMPIRLSDADLDAASIDVLVAQLEEHGMTTLGEHGDMTLDVSRKVLEAAL; encoded by the coding sequence ATGCTTAATTTCACCTTCCACAACCCTACTAAAATTTTCTTTGGTGAAAACCAAATTGCTGCAATCGCCAAGCAGATCCCTGCTGATGCTAAAGTCTTAGTGACCTACGGCGGTGGCTCTATTAAAGCGAATGGGGTTTACGATCAAGTAAGTAGCGCACTTAAAGATCACCAATGGAGTGAGTTTTCTGGTATTGAACCTAATCCACAATTCGATACTTTGATGAAAGCTGTCGCGCAAATTAAAGAACAAGGCATTACTTACTTACTTGCTGTCGGTGGTGGTTCTGTTGTTGATGGTACTAAATTTATTGCAGCTGCTGCGCGCTTTGAAGGTGAGCAACCGTGGGATATTTTGGCGCAGCATGCCAAAGTAACAGATGCAGTACCTATGGCTTGTGTGTTGACCTTGCCAGCGACAGGTTCAGAGAGTAACACAGGCGCAGTGATCACGCGTGGCACCACTAAGTTAGCGTTTATGTCGCCTCATGTTCAGCCTTTATTTGCTGTTCTTGACCCGAAAGTCACGCTAAGTTTATCTGAGCGCCAAGTGGCGAACGGTGTGATTGATGCTTTTGTTCACACCATGGAGCAATACTTAACATTCCCAGTGAATGCTAAAGTACAAGATCGTTTTTCAGAAGGCCTATTGCTGAATTTGATTGAGGAAGGTCCAAAAGTATTAGCAACTCCAGATGATATGGAAGTGCGCTCTAATATTATGTGGTCTGCAACGATGGCACTTAATGGCCTGATTGGTTCGGGTGTTCCACAAGATTGGAGCACACACATGATTGGTCATGAGTTGACTGGTCAATATGGTATCGATCATGCGCGTACGCTGGCGATTGTTTTACCTGCCGTTATGAAAGTGCAGCGTGAGCAAAAACGTGGCAAGTTAGTGCAATATGCACAACGCGTTTGGAACATTGTTGATGGCACTGAAGATGAAATCATCGACCAAGCTATTGCGAAAACAGAAGCCTTCTTCAAGGCTATGGGGATGCCAATTCGCCTAAGCGATGCGGATCTTGATGCTGCAAGTATCGATGTTCTCGTGGCGCAACTAGAAGAGCATGGCATGACGACATTGGGTGAGCATGGCGACATGACATTGGATGTTAGCCGTAAAGTGCTAGAAGCCGCTTTATAA
- the pflA gene encoding pyruvate formate lyase 1-activating protein — MSVKGRIHSFETCGTVDGPGIRFIVFMQGCLMRCQYCHNRDTWDLHDGKEITVEEIMKDATSYRHFMKASGGGVTASGGEAMLQPEFVRDFFRAAQAEGIHTCLDTNGYIRKHTDVIDEVLDASDLVMLDIKQMDDSIHQNLVGVPNKRVLDFARYLHKRGQKTWLRYVVVPGYTDDEKSAHLLGDFIKDMDNIEKVELLPYHQLGEHKWEAMGFEYQLTGVNPPPKETMENIKSILASYGHKVMY; from the coding sequence ATGTCAGTAAAAGGTCGTATTCACTCTTTCGAGACCTGTGGAACCGTTGATGGCCCAGGTATTCGTTTCATCGTATTCATGCAGGGTTGCTTAATGCGCTGCCAATACTGCCATAACCGCGACACATGGGACTTACACGACGGTAAAGAGATTACTGTTGAAGAGATCATGAAAGATGCCACTTCTTACCGTCACTTTATGAAAGCATCTGGCGGTGGTGTAACGGCATCAGGCGGTGAAGCCATGCTGCAACCTGAATTTGTTCGTGATTTCTTCCGCGCCGCTCAAGCTGAAGGTATTCACACTTGTCTTGATACCAATGGCTACATTCGTAAGCACACCGACGTGATTGATGAAGTGCTTGATGCATCTGATTTAGTCATGCTTGATATCAAACAAATGGATGACTCTATTCACCAAAACCTTGTGGGCGTACCTAACAAACGTGTTTTAGATTTTGCCCGCTACCTGCACAAACGCGGTCAAAAAACATGGCTACGTTACGTTGTTGTTCCTGGTTACACTGACGATGAAAAATCGGCGCACTTACTGGGCGATTTCATCAAAGACATGGATAATATCGAGAAAGTTGAATTATTGCCGTACCACCAACTTGGCGAGCACAAGTGGGAAGCGATGGGCTTTGAGTATCAACTAACGGGGGTTAATCCGCCGCCAAAAGAAACGATGGAAAACATCAAAAGTATTCTCGCAAGCTACGGCCATAAAGTGATGTACTAA
- a CDS encoding EAL domain-containing response regulator has protein sequence MKVLLIEDHAFQRQIMATQLAQLLTEPEDEIQTASSGIEALEAMVRFSPDLLLCDLNMPEMDGITFLSKIAEQAFKGSVVITSATSQEVIRSVSKMCTDYHLNLLGALAKPVQLATLASMIESARNTKVETQYARPSTASMVDESIIEKAFQQHWFVPYLQPIVDIATGHWVSTEALMRLHHPKLGLISPNEFIPLVSRLGKDADLALYTLNYIIEHTALLKAKRVAINITSATLSTPGFVDNVLKRAKLTPNLHHKVYFELTESDMVKNTGRALESASRLGMNGFTLSIDDFGTGFSSLKQLETLPFESLKIDMGFTQAITTSDTALAIVESCLFLSNRLSLTAIVEGVENIQIWQQLRDLNCQLAQGYFIAAPMPIDKLNQWHIEWQQKVTELHP, from the coding sequence ATGAAAGTACTGTTAATTGAAGATCACGCTTTCCAGCGTCAAATAATGGCAACCCAACTGGCTCAGTTGCTGACTGAGCCAGAGGATGAAATCCAAACGGCCTCATCAGGTATAGAGGCTCTTGAAGCCATGGTCAGGTTTTCACCAGATTTATTGCTGTGCGATTTAAATATGCCAGAAATGGATGGGATTACTTTTCTGAGCAAAATTGCAGAGCAAGCGTTCAAAGGTAGTGTGGTCATCACCAGTGCAACTAGCCAAGAAGTGATCCGCTCAGTCAGTAAAATGTGTACTGATTATCATCTAAATTTATTAGGTGCTTTAGCAAAGCCAGTACAGCTCGCCACGCTAGCGAGCATGATTGAAAGTGCGCGTAATACAAAGGTCGAGACACAGTATGCCCGCCCTTCGACAGCGAGCATGGTCGATGAGAGCATCATAGAGAAAGCATTTCAGCAACATTGGTTTGTGCCTTACCTCCAACCGATTGTTGACATCGCCACGGGTCACTGGGTATCAACTGAGGCACTAATGCGCCTGCATCATCCCAAACTTGGCTTAATCAGCCCTAACGAGTTTATTCCTCTTGTTAGTCGACTAGGTAAAGACGCTGATTTAGCCTTATATACTCTAAACTACATCATTGAACATACCGCATTACTAAAAGCGAAACGTGTGGCTATCAATATCACGTCGGCAACATTAAGCACCCCAGGTTTTGTCGACAATGTCCTGAAACGAGCTAAGCTCACCCCCAACTTGCACCATAAAGTCTATTTTGAATTGACGGAATCAGACATGGTGAAAAATACTGGCCGTGCGCTTGAATCAGCCTCTCGTTTAGGAATGAATGGCTTCACCTTATCAATCGATGATTTTGGTACTGGTTTTTCATCTTTAAAACAACTTGAAACCCTACCATTTGAATCACTGAAGATTGACATGGGTTTCACCCAAGCCATTACAACCAGCGACACAGCTTTAGCGATTGTCGAGTCTTGCCTATTTTTGAGTAATCGCCTCTCTTTAACCGCTATTGTGGAAGGGGTAGAAAATATCCAGATATGGCAACAACTGCGTGATCTTAATTGTCAGCTGGCACAAGGCTATTTTATTGCGGCACCTATGCCTATCGACAAACTCAACCAGTGGCATATTGAGTGGCAACAAAAAGTAACTGAGTTACACCCTTAG
- a CDS encoding transporter substrate-binding domain-containing protein, whose protein sequence is MLRVILFVICFIAPTFNTLANDLQVQPIFTDIKPATTIPTIQNKVLRIGYPNFDWAPFTYVSDRGHMAGLLPSIVYEIAKKSGYTTQTVIYPNFDDVLKGFNNNEIDILVGVSSTFERKKIMHFSKPLVVVPMAVVSKDPSIQNIQDLTGQVISVESGFAIEEQLRQLANKKLNIEQYSSSSAAFNAMRIGDANAYIGNAITLRNMLSREDDRGAISFQELPDLPYERLYIASHKNNATIIADLNTAYESLSQHLLASIYDTWLTTSQQRYLNIENNLNLTPEEQQWLDSHSTLKVAYHPNDFPYQFSDSEGIMRGISADILAEISKLLKIPVSTMPITSLQSVLPQLEAQDFDMIAAVTCTADRKKFISCTQPYTEESWVMVDNTGQEPFSNISKIGVLKNRYGHALSKKLFEGNPLAFYDNNEELLTAAMKGKIDVAVISISSASSLLQSEFLGRLQIIDSKLDSYHHPVGMAVSKDNRLLRDLVNKALNAIPPQKFSEIDKQWQTVTVHKGIPYKELLLWGAIVSAISALIIFTIMYWNRKLTNEVKQRKQVEQQLTYLTNNFDGVLLQHVQRSDDPSDIKLLFVSNKVHELIGISASKLFAQPMLIFRLLKQRDDNNDILTAMRDACLKGYWKTELQLKSRQTSQRWIEVRCHITPQGDDWQWNTILLDITPMKEQQHELELARKDAEAATIAKSRFLAMMSHEIRTPISGVLSLLELLAPHVYRPEAKSIHTSLVQSGNNLLNIVNDVLDFSKVEAGKLSLSAEPYDMANLIHELVQPHVVHAEQKGVRFKLWVDPTVAKIMTFDPLRLRQVMNNLLNNATKFTDHGHIGLLVDVASLHDNQQTLRFIIEDSGIGISDRDIQTLFQPFEQADISSERRFSGTGLGLSICRQLVQLMGGEIHVESQVGIGSQFIFHLTLPVITASTYTMLLPSCGLINLPHEQHSALYGYLNNWSEQTHAIEAYNQQELLASLQLQEKKQALNTLIISEYDYQALQLTPAWIAEHFAHVKWIFLRQSSLLSPEPTEHGWILSLSPLMPMQLKHVLTVQANPSAFTEGYRSDIRELQPPANNQLSVTEECVETLIDENVDLKPFKILVAEDHPINQQIIAQQLLQLGYRADITDNGQLALNALHQQDYDLILTDCHMPELDGYGLASAVRQQGFRTPTGKLIPIIALTANAAASEKSNCKANGFDQCLFKPVTLQQLDTVLALWLHPDADITQQEGCGFDLDEWDLGDFTPNQEESSNISGSLIYETFTDEPSPFAVKEATFSAEQQSITELAANEVISLASLSNIFGDPALCQQILQQYHQACLTDLAELKQVLLSQDIDNIALISHRMKGAARMVEYQSLAQACEDMELLAQQPQVPNDDSVFKKQLKEIEHHIHQLEQQVSAFNESTVN, encoded by the coding sequence ATGTTAAGAGTTATTCTGTTTGTTATTTGTTTTATCGCCCCTACTTTCAACACACTAGCCAATGATCTTCAGGTTCAGCCTATATTTACGGATATAAAACCTGCGACGACCATACCCACAATACAAAATAAAGTACTGCGCATTGGCTATCCGAATTTTGATTGGGCACCATTTACTTATGTCTCTGATCGCGGTCACATGGCAGGTTTACTACCAAGTATTGTGTATGAAATTGCAAAGAAGAGTGGTTACACAACCCAAACGGTCATTTACCCGAATTTTGACGATGTACTTAAGGGATTTAACAACAACGAAATTGATATTTTAGTGGGTGTATCGTCAACATTTGAACGTAAAAAAATCATGCACTTTAGTAAACCACTGGTTGTGGTACCTATGGCTGTCGTGAGCAAAGACCCTTCTATTCAGAATATTCAAGACCTAACGGGCCAAGTGATTTCAGTTGAAAGTGGCTTTGCCATTGAAGAGCAACTGCGTCAATTAGCCAATAAAAAATTAAATATTGAGCAATACTCATCTAGTTCAGCAGCCTTTAATGCTATGCGGATTGGAGATGCAAATGCCTACATTGGTAACGCCATTACATTACGAAACATGCTTTCACGTGAAGATGATCGTGGCGCTATTTCTTTCCAGGAGTTACCCGATCTTCCGTATGAAAGGCTCTACATTGCCAGTCACAAAAACAATGCCACTATCATTGCGGATTTAAATACTGCATATGAATCACTAAGCCAGCACCTATTGGCATCAATTTATGATACTTGGCTAACAACGTCTCAACAGCGTTACCTAAACATTGAAAATAATCTGAATTTAACACCAGAAGAACAGCAATGGCTTGATAGTCACTCAACCTTAAAAGTCGCTTACCACCCCAATGACTTCCCTTATCAGTTCAGTGATAGTGAGGGAATAATGAGAGGGATAAGTGCCGACATATTAGCCGAAATTAGCAAGCTGCTAAAAATACCAGTCTCTACGATGCCGATAACATCGTTGCAAAGTGTGCTACCACAATTAGAAGCACAAGATTTCGATATGATTGCAGCCGTCACTTGTACTGCAGATCGCAAGAAATTTATTAGCTGTACTCAGCCTTATACCGAAGAGAGCTGGGTCATGGTTGACAATACGGGCCAAGAGCCGTTCTCAAACATAAGTAAAATTGGTGTACTTAAAAACCGCTACGGGCATGCATTAAGCAAAAAACTGTTTGAGGGTAATCCCCTTGCCTTTTATGACAATAATGAAGAACTTCTCACCGCTGCAATGAAAGGTAAAATCGATGTTGCTGTTATATCGATCTCAAGCGCATCCTCATTACTGCAAAGCGAATTTCTTGGCCGCTTACAAATCATCGACAGTAAATTAGATTCATACCATCACCCCGTCGGTATGGCCGTATCAAAAGATAACCGCTTATTACGAGACTTGGTGAATAAAGCGCTCAATGCTATTCCACCACAAAAGTTCAGCGAAATAGATAAGCAATGGCAAACCGTAACCGTTCACAAAGGCATCCCGTATAAAGAATTACTACTATGGGGCGCCATCGTCAGCGCCATTTCAGCACTGATAATATTTACTATCATGTACTGGAACCGCAAGCTAACCAATGAAGTAAAACAACGTAAGCAGGTAGAGCAGCAACTCACTTATCTTACCAACAACTTCGATGGTGTTTTGCTACAGCACGTTCAGCGCAGTGATGACCCAAGTGATATTAAATTGCTTTTTGTTAGTAACAAAGTACATGAGCTCATCGGTATTTCAGCGAGTAAATTATTTGCTCAGCCTATGCTTATTTTCCGATTACTAAAGCAGCGTGACGATAACAACGATATTCTCACTGCTATGCGTGACGCCTGCTTAAAAGGCTACTGGAAAACAGAGTTACAGCTTAAGAGCCGACAAACAAGCCAGCGTTGGATCGAGGTTCGCTGCCACATCACGCCACAGGGCGATGACTGGCAGTGGAATACCATATTGCTCGACATTACGCCGATGAAAGAACAGCAACACGAACTTGAACTTGCGCGCAAAGATGCTGAAGCAGCCACAATCGCAAAATCACGTTTCCTTGCGATGATGAGTCACGAGATCCGCACGCCTATCAGTGGAGTATTAAGCTTACTCGAGCTACTAGCACCCCATGTTTACCGCCCAGAAGCTAAAAGTATCCATACCAGCCTGGTGCAGTCAGGCAATAACTTGCTTAATATCGTCAATGACGTTTTAGACTTCTCAAAAGTTGAAGCTGGAAAATTGAGCCTCAGCGCTGAACCCTATGACATGGCGAATTTGATCCACGAGTTGGTTCAGCCCCACGTTGTCCACGCCGAGCAAAAAGGGGTTCGATTTAAGCTTTGGGTTGACCCTACGGTTGCCAAAATCATGACTTTTGATCCACTTCGTTTACGTCAGGTCATGAATAACCTGCTAAACAATGCGACCAAGTTTACCGATCATGGTCATATTGGCCTATTGGTTGATGTGGCTAGCCTGCATGATAATCAACAAACTTTACGCTTCATCATTGAAGACAGTGGAATTGGTATCAGCGACCGCGATATTCAGACACTATTCCAACCTTTTGAACAAGCTGATATTAGTAGCGAACGCCGTTTTAGTGGCACAGGCTTAGGCCTTTCCATCTGCCGCCAACTGGTGCAACTCATGGGGGGGGAAATACATGTAGAAAGCCAAGTAGGTATTGGCAGTCAGTTTATTTTTCACCTTACACTTCCTGTAATCACCGCATCCACATACACGATGCTATTACCGAGTTGTGGCTTGATAAACTTGCCGCACGAGCAACATTCAGCTTTATATGGCTACTTGAACAACTGGTCTGAACAAACACATGCTATCGAAGCATACAACCAGCAAGAGTTATTGGCCTCGTTGCAATTACAGGAGAAAAAACAAGCGCTCAATACTCTCATAATCAGTGAATATGACTACCAAGCACTACAACTGACGCCTGCATGGATAGCCGAACATTTTGCTCATGTAAAATGGATATTCTTACGTCAATCAAGTCTACTCTCACCAGAGCCGACAGAGCACGGCTGGATATTATCGCTGTCACCGTTAATGCCAATGCAGCTAAAGCATGTGCTGACCGTACAAGCTAATCCTTCCGCATTTACAGAGGGCTATCGTTCCGATATCAGAGAGCTACAACCGCCTGCCAACAATCAATTAAGTGTGACGGAAGAGTGTGTAGAAACGCTCATTGACGAAAATGTCGATTTGAAGCCCTTTAAAATTTTAGTAGCGGAAGATCACCCGATAAACCAGCAAATTATTGCTCAGCAGTTGCTGCAACTAGGCTATCGCGCTGATATTACAGATAACGGGCAATTAGCATTAAATGCACTACATCAGCAAGATTATGATCTGATCTTAACGGACTGCCACATGCCAGAATTGGATGGTTATGGCCTTGCATCGGCGGTGCGACAACAAGGTTTCCGTACACCGACGGGGAAACTAATCCCGATTATTGCCCTGACAGCCAATGCTGCCGCCAGCGAGAAATCGAACTGCAAAGCCAATGGTTTTGATCAATGCCTGTTTAAGCCTGTGACACTACAGCAACTTGATACTGTATTAGCTCTATGGCTACATCCTGATGCCGATATCACGCAGCAAGAAGGGTGTGGTTTTGATCTCGATGAATGGGACTTAGGGGATTTCACGCCTAATCAAGAAGAGAGTAGCAATATATCTGGCTCTTTAATTTATGAGACATTTACTGATGAACCTTCTCCTTTCGCTGTAAAAGAAGCGACATTCAGCGCGGAGCAACAAAGCATCACTGAACTGGCCGCTAACGAAGTCATTAGCCTTGCAAGTTTAAGTAATATTTTTGGTGACCCAGCATTATGCCAACAAATTTTGCAGCAATATCACCAAGCTTGTTTAACCGACCTAGCCGAACTAAAGCAAGTATTGCTCTCTCAAGATATTGATAACATAGCCTTAATAAGTCACCGCATGAAAGGCGCGGCAAGAATGGTCGAATATCAATCGTTAGCGCAAGCCTGTGAAGATATGGAGCTACTCGCTCAACAACCTCAAGTTCCAAATGATGATAGTGTATTTAAAAAGCAGCTAAAAGAAATTGAACACCATATTCACCAACTAGAACAGCAGGTCTCTGCATTCAATGAAAGTACTGTTAATTGA
- a CDS encoding response regulator, whose translation MRQDSSVLVVDDCSIIQQTTKLILQNCGFNPANIHTATNASDAIKMCQNKVFDILFIDFNLGHGSTGLQLLEHLSQKKLLAHSPMVFVITAEDSIPVFMGFAEFEPDDYLIKPLRTDALQQRLQASFSQRQLNNHVHTGFKLSGVSGAKVALQQAKSTKAFRQAITALCKRLTLDGEYQKATALLASFVPKHPHLPAQILLVELYLLQQDLTSANSVLTAVRLNHPNHLLVLDLSAKIALQNHQLTDAMQYWQHAQQLSNTNLERQFSIFWLAQVNNTQSAFSRLREACVHIQYSIWDMPRYHALLFVSQIEQEIVQKHTIERQWLMQTSQKALSVEDRAFVSVLKALQAVKKGDNFKAYRYLQHDYITTAEELRESSFEFNAILQKVYRHLCMTKSEISTLTKLDKLSHDESNASHRLLKKLWLKRQRNSLNTETQAYQQALCLFNEKQYKQAGQALLNIWPNFRFDHVIARQLIELFSLNLLPLTHQQREYLMEARWTFEALAEPPTWYQTLRAQDDAFATPIEQMTAKASGSTTPC comes from the coding sequence ATGCGGCAAGATAGCTCTGTACTTGTTGTAGACGACTGTTCGATCATCCAACAGACGACCAAGCTGATCCTACAAAACTGTGGTTTCAACCCTGCCAATATCCACACGGCAACCAACGCCAGTGATGCAATTAAGATGTGTCAGAACAAAGTGTTCGATATTCTTTTTATTGATTTTAATCTTGGCCATGGCAGCACTGGGTTGCAACTACTTGAGCATCTATCGCAAAAAAAACTACTGGCACATTCGCCAATGGTATTTGTGATCACAGCAGAAGATTCAATCCCAGTATTCATGGGTTTTGCTGAGTTTGAACCAGACGACTACCTGATCAAACCGCTTCGTACCGATGCTCTACAACAGCGCCTACAAGCTAGCTTTTCTCAGCGTCAACTCAATAATCACGTCCATACTGGATTTAAACTTTCAGGGGTTTCCGGCGCCAAAGTGGCATTGCAGCAAGCAAAAAGCACCAAAGCATTTCGCCAAGCGATTACAGCTTTGTGCAAGCGATTAACCCTTGATGGTGAGTACCAAAAAGCAACGGCCTTATTAGCGAGCTTTGTCCCTAAACACCCTCACTTACCTGCACAGATCTTGCTCGTTGAACTGTATTTATTACAGCAAGATTTAACGTCTGCTAATTCGGTGCTAACGGCCGTTCGCCTTAATCACCCTAACCATTTACTAGTACTTGACCTTAGTGCGAAAATTGCCTTACAAAACCATCAGCTCACAGATGCAATGCAATATTGGCAGCATGCTCAGCAACTGAGTAATACCAATCTTGAACGCCAGTTTTCAATCTTTTGGTTAGCACAGGTCAATAACACACAAAGTGCGTTTTCAAGGCTACGAGAAGCCTGTGTGCATATCCAATATTCTATTTGGGATATGCCTCGCTATCATGCGCTCTTATTTGTGAGTCAAATTGAGCAAGAGATCGTTCAAAAACATACCATTGAGCGTCAGTGGCTAATGCAAACTTCACAGAAAGCGCTGTCTGTGGAAGATCGTGCTTTTGTCTCAGTATTAAAAGCGCTGCAAGCAGTGAAAAAAGGCGATAACTTTAAAGCCTATCGCTATTTGCAACATGACTACATTACAACAGCCGAAGAATTACGAGAAAGTAGCTTTGAATTCAATGCTATTTTGCAGAAAGTCTATCGTCACCTCTGCATGACAAAATCAGAAATAAGTACACTTACAAAGCTTGATAAGTTGAGTCATGATGAAAGTAACGCCTCACACCGTTTACTCAAAAAACTCTGGCTTAAACGCCAGCGGAACTCTTTGAACACAGAAACGCAAGCCTACCAGCAGGCACTATGTTTATTTAACGAAAAACAATATAAACAAGCAGGCCAAGCATTACTGAATATTTGGCCGAACTTTCGTTTCGATCATGTCATTGCACGCCAATTAATTGAGCTATTTAGTTTAAATTTATTACCACTGACCCACCAGCAGCGTGAATATTTAATGGAAGCCCGTTGGACATTTGAGGCATTAGCCGAACCACCGACTTGGTATCAAACACTTCGTGCTCAAGACGATGCGTTTGCAACTCCGATAGAACAAATGACCGCTAAAGCATCAGGAAGCACAACACCATGTTAA